A single window of Planktothrix serta PCC 8927 DNA harbors:
- the hemL gene encoding glutamate-1-semialdehyde 2,1-aminomutase, producing MTIPLTTTKSEEIFAAAQKIMPGGVNSPVRAFKSVGGQPIVFERVKGAYAWDVDGNQYIDYVGSWGPAICGHTHPDVINALKEALEKGTSFGAPCVLENILAEMVIDAVPSVEMVRFVNSGTEACLSVLRLMRAFTGRDKLIKFEGCYHGHGDMFLVKAGSGVATLGLPDSPGVPKAVTISTLTAPYNDLEAVKELFNENPGEIAGVILEPIVGNAGFIPPDAGFLEGLRVLTKENGALLVFDEVMTGFRIAYGGVQEKFGVTPDLTTLGKVIGGGLPVGAYGGRRDIMSMVAPAGPMYQAGTLSGNPLAMTAGIKTLELLQKPGTYEYLDKITKKLSAGLLKIAKETGHAACGGQISGMFGLFFTEGPIHNYEDAKKSDLAKFSRFHRGMLERGIYLAPSQFEAGFTSLAHTDEDIDKTLAAAREVMSSL from the coding sequence GTGACCATACCCTTAACAACCACAAAATCAGAAGAAATCTTTGCCGCCGCCCAAAAAATTATGCCGGGAGGTGTAAACTCTCCTGTGCGGGCGTTTAAGTCGGTCGGCGGACAACCCATTGTCTTTGAGCGAGTCAAAGGCGCTTATGCTTGGGATGTTGACGGGAATCAATATATTGATTATGTTGGCTCCTGGGGGCCTGCCATTTGCGGTCATACCCATCCCGATGTGATCAACGCCTTGAAAGAAGCCTTAGAAAAAGGTACCAGTTTCGGGGCTCCTTGCGTATTAGAGAATATTTTAGCTGAAATGGTGATTGATGCCGTTCCTAGCGTGGAAATGGTACGATTTGTCAATTCGGGAACGGAAGCCTGTTTGTCGGTCTTGCGTTTGATGCGAGCCTTCACCGGACGGGATAAGCTGATTAAATTTGAAGGCTGCTATCACGGACATGGAGATATGTTCTTAGTGAAAGCGGGTTCCGGGGTCGCTACCTTAGGTTTACCCGACTCTCCTGGAGTTCCTAAAGCCGTTACCATTAGTACCCTCACCGCCCCTTACAATGACCTAGAAGCGGTCAAAGAGCTATTTAATGAAAATCCGGGCGAAATTGCGGGAGTCATCCTAGAACCGATTGTAGGCAATGCTGGTTTTATTCCTCCTGATGCCGGATTTTTGGAAGGTCTACGAGTTCTGACCAAGGAAAATGGGGCTTTATTGGTGTTTGATGAGGTGATGACCGGGTTTCGCATTGCTTATGGCGGGGTTCAGGAGAAATTTGGGGTGACACCAGATTTAACCACATTGGGGAAAGTCATTGGCGGCGGTTTACCTGTGGGGGCCTATGGCGGACGTCGGGATATTATGTCAATGGTGGCTCCGGCTGGCCCGATGTATCAAGCGGGAACCTTATCAGGAAATCCGTTGGCGATGACAGCAGGGATAAAAACCCTAGAGTTATTGCAAAAACCTGGAACTTATGAATATTTGGATAAAATCACCAAAAAATTAAGTGCGGGGTTGTTAAAAATAGCCAAAGAAACAGGTCATGCGGCTTGTGGCGGACAAATTAGTGGAATGTTTGGCTTGTTCTTTACTGAAGGGCCAATCCATAATTATGAGGATGCGAAAAAATCCGATTTAGCTAAATTTAGTCGTTTCCATCGGGGAATGTTAGAACGGGGAATTTATTTAGCTCCTTCTCAATTTGAAGCCGGGTTTACGTCTTTAGCTCATACGGATGAAGATATTGATAAAACTTTAGCAGCCGCTAGAGAAGTGATGTCTAGTTTGTAA
- a CDS encoding nicotinate phosphoribosyltransferase: MSTVLSALNVQETWEDPDLNLTPDDYSLLTDLYQLTMIACYTGEGLDQRQASFELFTRKLPEGFGYLIAMGLAQALEYLEKFRFTEAQLHALQSTGLFTHAPQEFWSLLATGRFTGDVWAVSEGTAIFANQPFLRIEAPLWQAQLIETYLLNTINYQTLIATRAARLRDVAGPKATLLEFGTRRAFSPQASLWAARAALAGGLDATSNVLAALKLGRKPTGTMAHALVMAISALEGSETQAFTAFHRYFPGAPLLIDTYNTIDAARKLSEQVKRGEIELKGVRLDSGDLVSLSQEVRSLLPNIPIFASGDLDEYEIARLQAAGAIIDGYGLGTKLVTGIPVNGVYKLVEIQGKPVMKEATGKVTYPGKKQIFRTLKQGQFIADEIGLITEPIKAESWHYSNVQSIFPSRIPLMRLVMKQGKRLYSTESLTEIAERTAKSVASLPSETRCLNHPVSPTIQISPALQKLTETTRH, translated from the coding sequence ATGAGTACCGTCCTGTCTGCTCTTAACGTTCAGGAAACCTGGGAAGACCCCGACCTGAATCTTACCCCTGATGATTATAGTCTATTGACCGACCTCTACCAACTGACGATGATTGCCTGTTACACCGGGGAAGGACTCGACCAACGACAGGCCAGTTTTGAACTATTTACGCGAAAATTGCCAGAGGGGTTTGGCTATTTAATTGCGATGGGACTGGCCCAAGCTCTCGAATATTTAGAGAAATTCCGTTTCACTGAAGCCCAACTTCACGCCCTCCAGTCTACGGGACTGTTTACCCACGCTCCCCAGGAGTTTTGGTCACTGCTGGCTACCGGACGCTTTACTGGGGATGTGTGGGCGGTGTCGGAAGGGACGGCTATTTTTGCGAACCAACCCTTTTTGAGAATAGAAGCTCCCCTGTGGCAAGCTCAGTTAATTGAAACTTATCTATTAAATACGATTAATTATCAAACCTTAATTGCTACCCGGGCAGCGAGGTTGCGGGATGTGGCGGGGCCAAAAGCGACGTTATTAGAATTTGGCACTAGGCGGGCTTTTAGTCCCCAGGCGTCTTTGTGGGCGGCGAGGGCGGCTTTAGCTGGAGGGTTGGATGCGACCTCTAACGTTTTAGCGGCGTTGAAATTGGGCCGGAAACCGACGGGAACGATGGCCCATGCGTTGGTGATGGCAATTTCGGCTTTAGAAGGGTCAGAAACTCAAGCGTTTACGGCTTTTCATCGCTATTTTCCAGGGGCGCCTTTATTAATCGATACCTATAATACAATTGATGCCGCCCGGAAACTTTCAGAACAGGTAAAACGGGGGGAAATTGAGTTAAAAGGGGTGCGTTTAGATTCGGGGGATTTAGTTAGTTTATCACAGGAAGTGCGATCGCTTTTACCGAATATTCCGATTTTTGCCAGTGGCGATTTAGATGAGTATGAAATCGCCCGTTTACAAGCAGCTGGGGCGATTATTGATGGTTATGGTTTGGGGACAAAATTAGTAACGGGAATTCCAGTAAATGGGGTTTATAAGTTAGTTGAAATTCAGGGAAAACCCGTGATGAAGGAAGCTACGGGAAAGGTGACTTATCCAGGGAAAAAGCAAATTTTTAGAACCTTAAAACAGGGTCAATTTATCGCTGATGAAATTGGGTTAATTACAGAACCAATAAAAGCTGAATCTTGGCATTATTCTAATGTGCAATCAATATTTCCGTCACGGATACCGTTAATGCGGTTAGTGATGAAGCAAGGAAAACGACTTTATTCCACAGAATCGTTAACAGAAATTGCTGAACGCACGGCAAAATCCGTTGCCAGTTTACCCTCAGAAACCCGATGTTTAAATCATCCGGTTTCCCCGACGATTCAAATTTCTCCAGCGTTACAAAAATTAACAGAAACCACCCGTCATTAA
- the hisE gene encoding phosphoribosyl-ATP diphosphatase — protein MSRLKPLELSLLSGIDTIRYNEKGLILAVIQDCLEGTVFTWVWMNAETLEKTLTSQQVWYCQDPEILLWNSEIFVNEIRYIDENPMIIIGVEAQHQELSGNTLSGLFDVICERRDYPQLESYTCKLLAGGDNKILKKIGEESAEVVMACKDKDKDAIASEVADLFYHTLVALAYHHVDLRDVYQKLEERRN, from the coding sequence ATGTCACGGTTAAAACCCCTAGAGTTAAGCCTGTTGAGTGGGATTGATACAATTCGTTACAACGAAAAAGGATTGATTCTAGCCGTTATCCAAGATTGTTTAGAAGGAACGGTGTTTACTTGGGTTTGGATGAATGCAGAAACCTTAGAAAAAACTTTAACCTCTCAGCAAGTTTGGTATTGTCAAGATCCAGAAATTCTGCTCTGGAATTCGGAAATTTTTGTCAACGAAATTCGCTACATTGATGAGAACCCGATGATAATTATTGGGGTTGAAGCACAGCATCAGGAGTTATCAGGAAATACGTTATCGGGATTATTTGATGTGATTTGCGAACGTCGAGACTATCCACAATTAGAATCTTACACTTGTAAATTATTAGCCGGAGGAGATAATAAAATCCTCAAAAAAATTGGGGAAGAATCTGCTGAGGTGGTGATGGCTTGTAAGGACAAAGATAAAGATGCGATCGCCTCAGAAGTTGCGGATTTATTTTATCATACTTTAGTGGCTTTAGCCTACCACCATGTTGATTTAAGAGACGTTTACCAAAAGTTAGAAGAACGCCGAAATTGA
- a CDS encoding secondary thiamine-phosphate synthase enzyme YjbQ, which yields MTHYQEILDIQTSGKSFSNITHYVQEVVKNSGLKIGICHLFLRHTSASLIIQENADPDVLRDLENFLSKLVPEGNYYIHDAEGLDDMPAHIRTVLTHTSEQIPIAQGRLLLGTWQGIYVWEHRRHRHNRELVVHIMGE from the coding sequence ATGACTCATTATCAAGAAATTTTGGATATTCAAACCAGTGGTAAATCATTTTCTAATATTACCCATTATGTGCAGGAAGTTGTTAAAAATTCTGGGCTAAAAATTGGAATCTGTCATTTATTTTTACGCCATACTTCCGCGAGTTTAATTATTCAAGAAAATGCTGATCCTGATGTTTTAAGAGATTTAGAGAACTTTTTATCAAAATTAGTTCCTGAAGGTAATTATTATATTCATGATGCGGAAGGTTTAGATGATATGCCTGCCCATATTAGAACAGTTCTCACCCATACTTCTGAACAAATCCCCATTGCTCAAGGACGATTATTATTAGGAACTTGGCAAGGAATCTATGTCTGGGAACATCGTCGCCATCGTCATAACCGGGAATTAGTCGTACATATTATGGGGGAATAA
- a CDS encoding glycosyl transferase codes for MSRPTVYLAITNHGFGHAVRSAAVANEIQKRCPDVLLILVTTAPRWLLESYIEGDFIVRPRALDVGVVQSDSLTMDQAATLQQWQQIRQQERSIIAGEVGFIKQNQVNLILADIPPLATQIAQAAGIPCWMMGNFGWDFIYRDWGEEFIELADWIVSCFSQCDRLFRFPLHESMTAFPHQIDVGLTGGNSRFNLDDLREKLAITTPPEKTILLTFGGLGLTALPYYNIERFSDYTFISFDPNLPRFPNLIQVSNFLELPDIHSHLFRLRPVDLMPLCGRVISKPGYSTFAEALRLDIPIVSLTRDGFAEAPVLLDWLQNYGTHQIITATEFFEKDWDFLHQPVQKPRLSQELDKNGNEAIAQGVVDYLLNSL; via the coding sequence ATGTCAAGACCAACTGTCTATTTAGCGATTACCAATCATGGATTTGGTCATGCTGTGCGATCTGCTGCTGTCGCCAATGAAATTCAAAAGCGTTGTCCTGATGTGTTATTAATTTTAGTGACAACAGCCCCTCGATGGTTATTAGAGTCTTATATTGAGGGGGATTTTATTGTCCGTCCCCGTGCTTTGGATGTGGGGGTGGTGCAGTCTGATAGTTTAACAATGGATCAAGCCGCAACCCTACAGCAATGGCAACAAATTCGTCAACAAGAACGTTCAATTATTGCCGGGGAAGTTGGTTTTATTAAACAAAATCAAGTTAATTTAATTTTAGCCGATATTCCCCCCCTCGCTACCCAAATTGCTCAAGCTGCCGGAATTCCTTGTTGGATGATGGGTAATTTTGGCTGGGATTTTATCTATCGAGATTGGGGGGAAGAGTTTATAGAATTAGCGGATTGGATTGTCAGTTGTTTTAGTCAGTGCGATCGCTTATTTCGCTTTCCCCTCCATGAATCCATGACGGCTTTTCCCCATCAAATTGATGTCGGTTTAACCGGAGGAAATTCTCGGTTTAATTTAGATGATTTACGAGAAAAATTAGCTATTACTACTCCCCCGGAAAAAACAATATTATTAACCTTTGGAGGTTTGGGATTAACGGCTCTCCCTTATTATAATATTGAACGGTTCTCTGATTATACATTTATTAGTTTTGATCCTAATTTACCTCGGTTTCCGAATTTAATTCAAGTCAGTAACTTTCTAGAATTACCCGATATTCATTCCCATCTGTTTCGCTTGCGTCCGGTAGATTTAATGCCTCTATGTGGACGAGTTATTTCTAAACCAGGATATAGTACCTTTGCGGAAGCATTACGCTTAGATATTCCCATCGTTTCTCTGACCAGAGATGGATTTGCTGAAGCCCCTGTTTTATTAGACTGGTTGCAAAATTATGGGACTCATCAAATTATAACGGCGACGGAATTCTTTGAAAAAGATTGGGATTTTCTGCATCAACCTGTACAAAAACCTCGCTTATCTCAAGAATTAGATAAAAATGGCAATGAAGCCATCGCTCAAGGGGTGGTTGACTATCTTTTGAATTCACTTTAA